The sequence TGCACAGCAGGAAATGGCCCAGGTGGTTGGTGGCGACGCTGATCTCGTAGCCGTCGTCACTGTACATCGGCTCTTTGAGCAGGGGGTAGTAGACCGCCGCGTTGCACACCAGCGATTCTAAACTACGCCCCGTGGCCCGAAAATCGCTGACAAACTGGCGCACGCTGGCCAGAGAGCCCAAATCGAGGTGAATGATGCTGTAGCGATCGCTCGGCATCCCAATTTCTTGCGCGACCTGCTTGGTTTTGTCGATATTGCGGCAGGCCATGACTACATGCCAACCGCGATCGGCTAGGGCCTTGGCGGCGTTTAGCCCTACCCCAGAGGACGCCCCGGTAACAATGACTGTTTTCTGCTGTTCCATAGCTATGTTTAAGACTGCAAAATCGCTTCTAGCATTCCAGTGTTAAGGATTGCACGAACAGCGATGCAGTGTCTTAATGTTTTTTGAGGTGTTGTTACATAGGGTTTAAGGTGTCGGGTGCCGGGTGTCAGGTTTAGGGTTTAAGGTTTAGGGCAAAACCTAGTACCTGAAACCTAGGACCTGAAACCCAGCACCAAGGCCCCGTCCCCCCTACCCAAACGAGTTTGCCCAATCCTTCGCCCAGTGCAGATGCTTGTGCACTTCCTCTAAGGTCTTAGCTTCGCTGTAGAGGCGCAGGACTGGCTCGGTGCCGCTAAAGCGGATCAGCAGCCAGCTGTCGTCGGCGAGGGTGAGTTTGTAGCCGTCGATGTCGAGAATGTGGGTGACGGCTTTGCCCGCGACTTCGGTGGGTGGGGCAGTGGCCAGGGTGTCTAGTAGTTTGGCCTGCACTTCCATGCTGGCCAGGGGCAGGTCAATGCGATCGTACTCAGAGAAGTAGCCAGTTTTTTCTTGCAGGCTGCGGTAGTAGTCGCTGAGGTCAAGCCCTGACGCCACGACGGCCTCTAATACATAGAGGGCCGACATCAGGGCATCGCGCTCGGGAATATGGTGGCCGTAGCCAATGCCGCCCGACTCTTCGCCGCCCAGCAGTACTTTGGCGTCTTGCATGCGATCGGCAATGTACTTGTAGCCCACGGGGGTTTGGTATAGCTCTAGCCCGTTCAGCTTGGCCACCGCCGGAATCAGGTTTGAGCCGCTGATGGTTTTGACGATTTCACCGCTGTAGCCCCGCCGCGACTTGAGGTGGTCAATCAGAATGGGAATGAGAATTTGAGAGCTAAGGAAGGTGCCGTTGCCATCGACAGCGGCAATGCGATCGCTGTCGCCATCAAAGACCAACCCCACCTTCACTCCCTGCTGCGTGGGATACTCCTCCACGGTCTCCAGCATTTCGCCCAGATACTTGGGCAGCGGCTCAGGCGGATTGCCGCCAAACAGTGGATCAGCCTCGCTGTGCAACTCATGAATGCTACCTTCGCCTAGTAGCCTTGGCAGCCCACCGCTGGCAGAACCGTACATGACATCGGCAAACACCGTCAGCTTGCCGCTGGAGATCGCACTCTGAATCGCCGCCACATCCACCTGGGCCTGGAGCGCTGTGCAGTAGTCGGGCCAGGGGTCAAAGGTTTCAAGCTTGCCCTTTTCACCTAGGGGAGTCGGGGGAGTGGGCAGCAGAGCCTCTACCTGCTGGGTCACCTCGGGCGACACCGACCCGCCAAAAGCTCCTTTGATCTTGAGCCCCGAGTAGGCCGGCGGGTTGTGGCTGGCCGTAATCACGATCGCACCCAACAGATTTTGATGCTTGGCAGCGTAGCTAAAGGCCGGAGTGGGGGCGTAGTCTTGGGAGAGGAGTACGTCAAAGCCCTGGGCCGTAATGGCCTCGGCAGCCGTGCGGGCAAATTCGGCGGCTAGAAAGCGGCGATCGTAGCCGACCGCGATGGTGCGGCTGCCGGTTGTAGCCCCAAAACAGTGGTGCAAGACATGGGCCGACACTGCTGCCACCTGAGCCACCCGCTCAAAGGTAAAGTCGGCGGCGATGATGCCGCGCCAGCCATCGGTGCCAAACTTAATCGGTTTCGGGGTCGCTGGAATGGGGCCAGAGGGTGCTGCCATAGCAGAATCCAAATGTCAGGGCAAAAGAGCAGATTTTCTCTGAGTTTACCCGCTTACTCAGGCGGTGACACGGCCAGAGCAGCGCCCCTACGGACAATTTATCCAACTGCCTGATTTTGCTGAGCAGTCTTGAAAGATGAACGAATCATCCTGAGGCGATTCTAAGTTTGTCAATGGTGGGGGCTGCCGTGCTACGCTATTTGAGTAAAAACGGGATGTAGCGCAGCTTGGTAGCGCACTTCGTTCGGGACGAAGGGGCCGTGGGTTCGAATCCCGCCATCCCGATTCTTCTAAAACCTACTGCGGAAGCGCCTTGTAGCCGACGCATCAACCTTTTGATGACCCTAACATATTGTCAATAGGGGGGGTGAGGTTGGCTACTTTTGGACGCTTTTGGACGTCTGAGTGGTAGGAAATTGGTAGGAAGATGACTACTATGCAACCCCCCGTAGCGGCACGCCCGACGCTGAGCCGCGACCTAGATAGAAGCCTTGTCAAGGTAGAAAGCGATAAAGGTAGGCTGAGATTACGCTTTACCTATGGAGGCACACGCCACTACATAGCCGTTGGCTTGCCTGATTCCCGAGTTAATCGCATCGTGGCCCAGCAGAAGGCGACTCAGATCGAACTGGATATTGCCTCCGGCAACTTCGATGAGACCCTCAAAAAGTACAAGCCACCCAAAGCTGCCGCTAGAAAGCGCGAAGCAACCACCGTGACTGGGCTATTTGAGAAATTCACAGCGGTTCAGACCAAAGCCAAAGACTTGCAGGTGGGCAGTCTGTGCCGCTATGGAGCTACGCAGCGACATTTAGACGCATTTTTCTCAACTAAGCCAGCAGACAATGTGGATGAGGGCAGTGCCGCCGCTTTTGCCGAGTACTTGCGAAAGCGAGTGGTCGAACGAACGGCCAAAGACTACTTAACCCTAGTTAAGTCCTGTTGGAACTGGGCTGAGCAGACACTCGGACAAAACCCCTGGGCATCCGTTCTAGAGAGAGTGAAACCAGCCCCTAAACAGAAGGTTAAGCCTTTTACATTG is a genomic window of Nodosilinea sp. E11 containing:
- a CDS encoding phosphoglucomutase/phosphomannomutase family protein; the protein is MAAPSGPIPATPKPIKFGTDGWRGIIAADFTFERVAQVAAVSAHVLHHCFGATTGSRTIAVGYDRRFLAAEFARTAAEAITAQGFDVLLSQDYAPTPAFSYAAKHQNLLGAIVITASHNPPAYSGLKIKGAFGGSVSPEVTQQVEALLPTPPTPLGEKGKLETFDPWPDYCTALQAQVDVAAIQSAISSGKLTVFADVMYGSASGGLPRLLGEGSIHELHSEADPLFGGNPPEPLPKYLGEMLETVEEYPTQQGVKVGLVFDGDSDRIAAVDGNGTFLSSQILIPILIDHLKSRRGYSGEIVKTISGSNLIPAVAKLNGLELYQTPVGYKYIADRMQDAKVLLGGEESGGIGYGHHIPERDALMSALYVLEAVVASGLDLSDYYRSLQEKTGYFSEYDRIDLPLASMEVQAKLLDTLATAPPTEVAGKAVTHILDIDGYKLTLADDSWLLIRFSGTEPVLRLYSEAKTLEEVHKHLHWAKDWANSFG
- a CDS encoding tyrosine-type recombinase/integrase, which encodes MQPPVAARPTLSRDLDRSLVKVESDKGRLRLRFTYGGTRHYIAVGLPDSRVNRIVAQQKATQIELDIASGNFDETLKKYKPPKAAARKREATTVTGLFEKFTAVQTKAKDLQVGSLCRYGATQRHLDAFFSTKPADNVDEGSAAAFAEYLRKRVVERTAKDYLTLVKSCWNWAEQTLGQNPWASVLERVKPAPKQKVKPFTLAEVQAILAAFRTDRYYQHYADFVTFLFGTGCRFGEAVALKWKHIADDYSTVWIGESVSRGVRKTTKTGKDRTITLTPTVAEMLSARKPTNVDPEASVFPSPKGKLLNDHTFRRRAWTKILTRLEITYRKPYSTRHTAISHTLANGANPLAVAEQTGHDPQILFKHYASVIQKSAVMVEF